CCATTCACCGCACAtccttaattaattaattagctaGCTTCCCgaccggctggccggccgggaGTAGATCTATCGAACGAAGGAAACAAGACGACAGCGACGACGCCCGGGAATGAAGAACGAATGGGAGGAGCAAGGGTCGGGAGGCTCATTGGTCATTGCCGTACAAATCATGCTGATGCTGCCACGTGGCTTGTAAAGATAGCACACATGCGCATGCCCTTCTCGTGGCGTAATGCAGCTGTGAACACACAGCATCCTTTGAAACATAAGGTTCAGGCCGGGGAGCAGAAAAAAGCAACTGCAACCTGAGACACCCTTTCCATATCCAGCTCTGTGTCTCTCCATCCATTCAACATTAATCTTGTAAGCTGCATTTTACATACAACTGTACGATCTAACCTAACCGAGATGGAATTTAATCATCTCCAAGGAGAAGCTAATCAGTTGATGGTGGCCAGCAAAAATAAGAAAACCTAATGCAGATATCTACTCCAATGTCTCTCCAACCAACACAAAATGTATACCTAATCATCAGATTCCGAGTCAATGCTTAGTATCAATCTTGGTCGAACTGAACGTTGCTCCTCAGATGCTGCTCCACTCGCTCCATCGCCATTCCTGCTCCCCACGGCTGCAACTGCATGCACTCAGGCGTGCATCTCTTTCACTAGACGTGCAAGCTTGCAACGCGCACCATCACGCCCATCTTCCAGTGGGTTTGCTGCCACTGCCAAATCGCCACCATGAACTGGCTCATCAACTTCAACTGGATTATCTGTCACCCGTGTACCCGGATCAAACATCTGGTAAGTAGGATCATCTCGGGGACTCAGAGGACGCTCCCAAAATGACAACCCCAGATCATCAAAACCTTCTTTTAATGCAAGAAACGAGGTTTCATTTGGGCATCCACCCAGCTGTTCCCCACAGGCTCCTGAAGTTTCAGGTGGGTTGGGTGCAAACAGATTTCCAGTGTCATGCGCTGAGCCACACTTCACAGTACTAGGAGACAACACCGTGACAGCATCATCATCTGAGTCGCTCAAAACTATTACATCCTGCTCCATTGATGGTGGAGGAGCATTTTTATCTGAGGTTGAAGAATCAAGATCATGGACATGGGTCATAGGATAATCATTTTTTGCTGGTTCTGAATTATAAACTTCATCTGCATTGTCCGTGTCATCAGTACTGAATGTCAGATTGATGCAGTTTTTATTTTCCATGTGTCTTGCCTGGTAATTATCAGAAGACAGCACCAAATCACTATCCCCTCTCTTGCTAATTTCCCACTGGCCGTTGCTGTTTTTTCTGATTCCCAACTTAAGACGCCAGCCCACCTCTTCAGAATATGGTTCTTCTTTAACCTCATGTTTTACAATACACATTTTGGGTTTGGCTGCTGTATCTGCGGACACACAGAGAGTACCATCTGGTAGATGCCACTGTGTAAGATCCTTCAGTTCAGCTCTGCCCTTCACTCTCCAGGAACCATCAGGCTTGACATCGATCTCAGACGTATCGTCTCCACAGCTTTTGCTCTGGATCACCAAAATGCAACAAATTAGCAACTATGAACACCTGAAAACT
This portion of the Setaria viridis chromosome 7, Setaria_viridis_v4.0, whole genome shotgun sequence genome encodes:
- the LOC117864953 gene encoding E3 SUMO-protein ligase SIZ2-like, with product MEQVGEKFDDALARVRRCVGGGTEANNADSDSDIEVVADSVSVNLRCPWQCPICLKNYSLENTIIDPYFNRITSLSKSCGDDTSEIDVKPDGSWRVKGRAELKDLTQWHLPDGTLCVSADTAAKPKMCIVKHEVKEEPYSEEVGWRLKLGIRKNSNGQWEISKRGDSDLVLSSDNYQARHMENKNCINLTFSTDDTDNADEVYNSEPAKNDYPMTHVHDLDSSTSDKNAPPPSMEQDVIVLSDSDDDAVTVLSPSTVKCGSAHDTGNLFAPNPPETSGACGEQLGGCPNETSFLALKEGFDDLGLSFWERPLSPRDDPTYQMFDPGTRVTDNPVEVDEPVHGGDLAVAANPLEDGRDGARCKLARLVKEMHA